A region from the Drosophila ananassae strain 14024-0371.13 chromosome 2L, ASM1763931v2, whole genome shotgun sequence genome encodes:
- the LOC6505669 gene encoding oxysterol-binding protein-related protein 8 isoform X1 has product MQSVQSPGTPVNSGPAIAAAPPPPTASLPVIPFSSGVASVGSGAASSTPIRINSAKHAGAGAGDSLAPSAAHSHSMPGTPQQSSSMPTGSQLPLPLPTGGGGGGSVTPTALSMGASNQSLGVSVGAASSVSGISITPPNSAGLRQSTVFDFKFKRRPSLKVLMTKLPSTDSLSNSPAPSSPGIANWASDNRDGNLADKSAAEAAKLNRKESYKAQRKNYRREKKRVASEMMNSLQDPAVIVLADWLKVRGTLKSWTKLWCVLKPGLLLIYKSQKTKSSHWVGTVMLTSCQVIERPSKKDGFCFKLFHPLEQSIWAPRGPDKETIGAVVQPLPTAYLIFRAPSQAAGKCWMDALELSLRCSALLLRSNSSTGAAPSSSYVGDPLPVSHETQWSEADYEKHFNEHDLDADSQNEAPNAVMSGLESESESDGAEQVQEDGPEQCQETSYVPITEEEFGEQQGEQVEELAEENKSLIWCIVKQVRPGMDLSKVVLPTFILEPRSFLDKLSDSYYHADILSKAVHEDDAFTRMKLVVQWYLSSFYKKPKGLKKPYNPILGERFRCYWQHPTGSKTFYIAEQVSHHPPVSAFYVTNREDGFSITCSILAKSKFYGNSTSAVLEGAATMTLLPRGECYTASTPYAHCKGILMGTLSMELGGKINIECENTGYRTELEFKLKPFLGGSDATNVVVGKIKLGKETLATISGHWDKECRIKDSKTGEETLLFRADAEMRSKRLTRYLVPIEEQLPFESQLLWQRVSEAIAREDQVAATEEKTVLEERQRAEAKDRVSADLQYTPAIFELDNYGQWVYKYADLRPWDSRNDVRQYECDYKVLTQTRHKSVPIIHGGELMHPLRPSLETISRSQRQSNAGPGNQPGGTAAPKAKNKSLVLAPRDTNSDSSQSPQGAVKRSSTSAIKQLALAVDQVNRVLEQHTRQLNEISQRLERMQYAPSPSNMSMQSQHLWGGGVSQSTVIKSLLYALIGLVVSLILRWLFK; this is encoded by the exons ATGCAGTCGGTACAATCGCCCGGTACACCTGTGAACAGTGGTCCGGCAATTGCGGCAGCGCCTCCGCCGCCCACCGCCTCGCTCCCGGTCATCCCGTTCTCGTCCGGAGTCGCTTCAGTGGGAAGTGGTGCCGCCAGCAGCACTCCCATCCGAATCAACAGCGCCAAGCATGCTGGGGCCGGTGCTGGTGACTCACTGGCGCCCTCTGCCGCCCACTCCCACTCGATGCCGGGCACCCCCCAGCAGTCCAGCAGCATGCCCACTGGCAGCCagctgcccctgcccctgcccaccggcggcggtggcggtggctcGGTGACTCCGACGGCCCTGTCCATGGGCGCCTCCAACCAGTCGCTCGGGGTCAGCGTCGGAGCGGCCAGCAGTGTCAGTGGGATTAGCATCACGCCGCCCAACAGCGCCGGGCTGCGGCAGTCGACAG TATTCGATTTCAAATTCAAACGGCGACCCTCGCTAAAAGTCCTCATGACCAAACTCCCCTCCACGGACAGTCTGAGCAACAGTCCGGCGCCATCATCGCCAG GAATCGCCAACTGGGCCTCAGACAACCGGGATGGAAACCTGGCAGATAAG TCGGCGGCCGAGGCGGCCAAACTTAACCGGAAGGAGTCCTACAAGGCCCAGAGGAAGAACTACAGACGCGAGAAGAAGCGAGTGGCCAGTGAAATGATGAACTCTCTCCAAGATCCTGCAGTGATTGTACTGGCCGACTGGCTGAAG GTTCGAGGTACTCTCAAGTCCTGGACAAAGCTGTGGTGCGTTCTGAAGCCTGGCCTGCTGCTCATTTACAAAAGCCAGAAGACCAAGAGCAGCCACTGGGTGGGCACAGTCATGCTCACGTCCTGCCAGGTCATAGAGCGGCCCAGCAAGAAGGACGGCTTCTGCTTCAAGCTCTTTCATCCGTTGGAGCAGTCCATTTGGGCACCGCGCGGACCTGACAAGGAGACCATCG GAGCTGTGGTCCAGCCGTTGCCAACGGCTTACTTGATCTTCCGGGCCCCCAGTCAAGCGGCTGGCAAGTGCTGGATGGACGCCCTGGAGCTCTCCCTGCGATGTTCTGCCCTCCTGCTGCGCTCCAACAGCAGCACAGGAGCAGCGCCCTCATCCAGCTACGTGGGCGATCCGCTGCCCGTCTCCCACGAAACCCAATGGTCGGAGGCGGACTACGAGAAGCACTTCAACGAACATG ATCTGGATGCAGACAGTCAGAATGAAGCACCCAATGCTGTCATGTCCGGTCTGGAGTCTGAGTCGGAGTCCGATGGCGCCGAGCAAGTTCAGGAGGATGGACCAGAACAGTGTCAGGAGACGAGCTACGTACCCATAACCGAGGAGGAATTTGGCGAG CAGCAAGGAGAGCAGGTAGAGGAGTTGGCCGAGGAGAACAAGAGCTTGATCTGGTGCATTGTGAAGCAGGTGCGCCCGGGAATGGACCTGAGCAAAGTGGTATTGCCCACTTTTATCCTGGAGCCGCGCTCCTTTTTGGACAAGCTCAGCGACTCGTACTACCATGCAGACATTCTCTCCAA GGCCGTCCACGAAGATGATGCCTTTACGCGCATGAAGCTTGTAGTCCAATGGTACCTGTCAAGCTTCTACAAGAAGCCCAAGGGCTTGAAGAAGCCCTACAACCCGATTTTGGGTGAACGATTCCGATGCTATTGGCAGCATCCCACTGGCAGCAAAACCTTCTATATTGCAGAACAGGTCTCACATCATCCCCCAGTTTCTGCCTTTTACGTAACGAACCGGGAGGACGGCTTCAGTATCACCTGCTCCATCCTGGCGAAATCGAAGTTCTACGGCAACAGCACCTCCGCGGTGCTAGAAGGCGCTGCCACTATGACGTTGCTGCCGCGCGGTGAATGCTATACGGCGTCGACGCCGTACGCCCACTGCAAGGGCATTCTAATGGGCACCCTCTCGATGGAGCTCGGGGGCAAGATCAACATCGAATGCGAGAACACCGGTTACAGGACGGAGCTGGAGTTCAAACTGAAGCCATTccttggcggttcggacgccACGAATGTGGTTGTTGGCAAGATCAAGCTGGGCAAAGAGACTCTGGCCACCATCTCGGGCCACTGGGATAAGGAGTGCCGTATTAAGGATTCCAAAACTGGCGAAGAAACGTTGCTGTTCCGAGCAGATGCTGAGATGCGTTCCAAGCGGCTAACTCGGTATTTGGTTCCAATCGAGGAACAGCTGCCGTTCGAATCGCAGCTTTTATGGCAACGCGTCTCGGAGGCGATTGCTCGCGAGGATCAGGTGGCGGCCACCGAGGAGAAAACGGTGCTGGAGGAGCGCCAGCGGGCAGAGGCCAAAGACCGGGTCAGTGCCGACTTGCAATATACACCTGCTATTTTTGAGCTCGACAACTACGGCCAGTGGGTGTACAAGTACGCGGATCTGCGTCCGTGGGATTCACGGAACGATGTGCGCCAATACGAGTGCGACTACAAGGTGCTCACCCAGACGCGGCACAAGTCCGTGCCGATAATCCACGGAGGCGAACTAATGCATCCGCTGCGTCCATCCCTCGAGACCATTTCGCGCAGCCAAAGACAATCAAACGCTGGTCCGGGCAATCAGCCGGGCGGTACAGCGGCTCCCAAGGCCAAGAACAAGAGCCTGGTGCTGGCGCCTCGCGACACCAACTCCGACTCCAGCCAGTCGCCCCAAGGCGCCGTGAAACGGAGCTCAACCAGTGCCATCAAGCA ACTAGCGCTGGCTGTTGACCAGGTTAACCGGGTTCTGGAGCAGCACACACGCCAGCTGAACGAGATCAGCCAGCGGCTGGAGCGGATGCAGTACGCCCCATCGCCGAGCAATATGAGCATGCAGTCGCAGCACCTGTGGGGCGGAGGGGTGTCGCAATCCACTGTGATCAAATCGCTTCTCTACGCCCTGATTGGCCTGGTGGTCAGCCTCATTCTGCGCTGGCTGTTCAAATAG
- the LOC6505669 gene encoding oxysterol-binding protein-related protein 8 isoform X7, translated as MNLLQRIANWASDNRDGNLADKSAAEAAKLNRKESYKAQRKNYRREKKRVASEMMNSLQDPAVIVLADWLKVRGTLKSWTKLWCVLKPGLLLIYKSQKTKSSHWVGTVMLTSCQVIERPSKKDGFCFKLFHPLEQSIWAPRGPDKETIGAVVQPLPTAYLIFRAPSQAAGKCWMDALELSLRCSALLLRSNSSTGAAPSSSYVGDPLPVSHETQWSEADYEKHFNEHDLDADSQNEAPNAVMSGLESESESDGAEQVQEDGPEQCQETSYVPITEEEFGEQQGEQVEELAEENKSLIWCIVKQVRPGMDLSKVVLPTFILEPRSFLDKLSDSYYHADILSKAVHEDDAFTRMKLVVQWYLSSFYKKPKGLKKPYNPILGERFRCYWQHPTGSKTFYIAEQVSHHPPVSAFYVTNREDGFSITCSILAKSKFYGNSTSAVLEGAATMTLLPRGECYTASTPYAHCKGILMGTLSMELGGKINIECENTGYRTELEFKLKPFLGGSDATNVVVGKIKLGKETLATISGHWDKECRIKDSKTGEETLLFRADAEMRSKRLTRYLVPIEEQLPFESQLLWQRVSEAIAREDQVAATEEKTVLEERQRAEAKDRVSADLQYTPAIFELDNYGQWVYKYADLRPWDSRNDVRQYECDYKVLTQTRHKSVPIIHGGELMHPLRPSLETISRSQRQSNAGPGNQPGGTAAPKAKNKSLVLAPRDTNSDSSQSPQGAVKRSSTSAIKQLALAVDQVNRVLEQHTRQLNEISQRLERMQYAPSPSNMSMQSQHLWGGGVSQSTVIKSLLYALIGLVVSLILRWLFK; from the exons ATGAATCTCCTGCAAA GAATCGCCAACTGGGCCTCAGACAACCGGGATGGAAACCTGGCAGATAAG TCGGCGGCCGAGGCGGCCAAACTTAACCGGAAGGAGTCCTACAAGGCCCAGAGGAAGAACTACAGACGCGAGAAGAAGCGAGTGGCCAGTGAAATGATGAACTCTCTCCAAGATCCTGCAGTGATTGTACTGGCCGACTGGCTGAAG GTTCGAGGTACTCTCAAGTCCTGGACAAAGCTGTGGTGCGTTCTGAAGCCTGGCCTGCTGCTCATTTACAAAAGCCAGAAGACCAAGAGCAGCCACTGGGTGGGCACAGTCATGCTCACGTCCTGCCAGGTCATAGAGCGGCCCAGCAAGAAGGACGGCTTCTGCTTCAAGCTCTTTCATCCGTTGGAGCAGTCCATTTGGGCACCGCGCGGACCTGACAAGGAGACCATCG GAGCTGTGGTCCAGCCGTTGCCAACGGCTTACTTGATCTTCCGGGCCCCCAGTCAAGCGGCTGGCAAGTGCTGGATGGACGCCCTGGAGCTCTCCCTGCGATGTTCTGCCCTCCTGCTGCGCTCCAACAGCAGCACAGGAGCAGCGCCCTCATCCAGCTACGTGGGCGATCCGCTGCCCGTCTCCCACGAAACCCAATGGTCGGAGGCGGACTACGAGAAGCACTTCAACGAACATG ATCTGGATGCAGACAGTCAGAATGAAGCACCCAATGCTGTCATGTCCGGTCTGGAGTCTGAGTCGGAGTCCGATGGCGCCGAGCAAGTTCAGGAGGATGGACCAGAACAGTGTCAGGAGACGAGCTACGTACCCATAACCGAGGAGGAATTTGGCGAG CAGCAAGGAGAGCAGGTAGAGGAGTTGGCCGAGGAGAACAAGAGCTTGATCTGGTGCATTGTGAAGCAGGTGCGCCCGGGAATGGACCTGAGCAAAGTGGTATTGCCCACTTTTATCCTGGAGCCGCGCTCCTTTTTGGACAAGCTCAGCGACTCGTACTACCATGCAGACATTCTCTCCAA GGCCGTCCACGAAGATGATGCCTTTACGCGCATGAAGCTTGTAGTCCAATGGTACCTGTCAAGCTTCTACAAGAAGCCCAAGGGCTTGAAGAAGCCCTACAACCCGATTTTGGGTGAACGATTCCGATGCTATTGGCAGCATCCCACTGGCAGCAAAACCTTCTATATTGCAGAACAGGTCTCACATCATCCCCCAGTTTCTGCCTTTTACGTAACGAACCGGGAGGACGGCTTCAGTATCACCTGCTCCATCCTGGCGAAATCGAAGTTCTACGGCAACAGCACCTCCGCGGTGCTAGAAGGCGCTGCCACTATGACGTTGCTGCCGCGCGGTGAATGCTATACGGCGTCGACGCCGTACGCCCACTGCAAGGGCATTCTAATGGGCACCCTCTCGATGGAGCTCGGGGGCAAGATCAACATCGAATGCGAGAACACCGGTTACAGGACGGAGCTGGAGTTCAAACTGAAGCCATTccttggcggttcggacgccACGAATGTGGTTGTTGGCAAGATCAAGCTGGGCAAAGAGACTCTGGCCACCATCTCGGGCCACTGGGATAAGGAGTGCCGTATTAAGGATTCCAAAACTGGCGAAGAAACGTTGCTGTTCCGAGCAGATGCTGAGATGCGTTCCAAGCGGCTAACTCGGTATTTGGTTCCAATCGAGGAACAGCTGCCGTTCGAATCGCAGCTTTTATGGCAACGCGTCTCGGAGGCGATTGCTCGCGAGGATCAGGTGGCGGCCACCGAGGAGAAAACGGTGCTGGAGGAGCGCCAGCGGGCAGAGGCCAAAGACCGGGTCAGTGCCGACTTGCAATATACACCTGCTATTTTTGAGCTCGACAACTACGGCCAGTGGGTGTACAAGTACGCGGATCTGCGTCCGTGGGATTCACGGAACGATGTGCGCCAATACGAGTGCGACTACAAGGTGCTCACCCAGACGCGGCACAAGTCCGTGCCGATAATCCACGGAGGCGAACTAATGCATCCGCTGCGTCCATCCCTCGAGACCATTTCGCGCAGCCAAAGACAATCAAACGCTGGTCCGGGCAATCAGCCGGGCGGTACAGCGGCTCCCAAGGCCAAGAACAAGAGCCTGGTGCTGGCGCCTCGCGACACCAACTCCGACTCCAGCCAGTCGCCCCAAGGCGCCGTGAAACGGAGCTCAACCAGTGCCATCAAGCA ACTAGCGCTGGCTGTTGACCAGGTTAACCGGGTTCTGGAGCAGCACACACGCCAGCTGAACGAGATCAGCCAGCGGCTGGAGCGGATGCAGTACGCCCCATCGCCGAGCAATATGAGCATGCAGTCGCAGCACCTGTGGGGCGGAGGGGTGTCGCAATCCACTGTGATCAAATCGCTTCTCTACGCCCTGATTGGCCTGGTGGTCAGCCTCATTCTGCGCTGGCTGTTCAAATAG
- the LOC6505669 gene encoding oxysterol-binding protein-related protein 8 isoform X4, which translates to MNLLQRIANWASDNRDGNLADKSAAEAAKLNRKESYKAQRKNYRREKKRVASEMMNSLQDPAVIVLADWLKVRGTLKSWTKLWCVLKPGLLLIYKSQKTKSSHWVGTVMLTSCQVIERPSKKDGFCFKLFHPLEQSIWAPRGPDKETIGAVVQPLPTAYLIFRAPSQAAGKCWMDALELSLRCSALLLRSNSSTGAAPSSSYVGDPLPVSHETQWSEADYEKHFNEHGKWAQFLALPPADAVDTSRSDTSLSASGRAATPLLQQLYSSAVSNWERTRRLPRFGQQSQQRKTSYSDASSVEHGMGTMGMGQRRRHHLSPISKSMSLGAALCNSSSSDEDDDDYAHSSQSVLRPVSAPPDCLILPQFRLNVKDLDADSQNEAPNAVMSGLESESESDGAEQVQEDGPEQCQETSYVPITEEEFGEQGEQVEELAEENKSLIWCIVKQVRPGMDLSKVVLPTFILEPRSFLDKLSDSYYHADILSKAVHEDDAFTRMKLVVQWYLSSFYKKPKGLKKPYNPILGERFRCYWQHPTGSKTFYIAEQVSHHPPVSAFYVTNREDGFSITCSILAKSKFYGNSTSAVLEGAATMTLLPRGECYTASTPYAHCKGILMGTLSMELGGKINIECENTGYRTELEFKLKPFLGGSDATNVVVGKIKLGKETLATISGHWDKECRIKDSKTGEETLLFRADAEMRSKRLTRYLVPIEEQLPFESQLLWQRVSEAIAREDQVAATEEKTVLEERQRAEAKDRVSADLQYTPAIFELDNYGQWVYKYADLRPWDSRNDVRQYECDYKVLTQTRHKSVPIIHGGELMHPLRPSLETISRSQRQSNAGPGNQPGGTAAPKAKNKSLVLAPRDTNSDSSQSPQGAVKRSSTSAIKQLALAVDQVNRVLEQHTRQLNEISQRLERMQYAPSPSNMSMQSQHLWGGGVSQSTVIKSLLYALIGLVVSLILRWLFK; encoded by the exons ATGAATCTCCTGCAAA GAATCGCCAACTGGGCCTCAGACAACCGGGATGGAAACCTGGCAGATAAG TCGGCGGCCGAGGCGGCCAAACTTAACCGGAAGGAGTCCTACAAGGCCCAGAGGAAGAACTACAGACGCGAGAAGAAGCGAGTGGCCAGTGAAATGATGAACTCTCTCCAAGATCCTGCAGTGATTGTACTGGCCGACTGGCTGAAG GTTCGAGGTACTCTCAAGTCCTGGACAAAGCTGTGGTGCGTTCTGAAGCCTGGCCTGCTGCTCATTTACAAAAGCCAGAAGACCAAGAGCAGCCACTGGGTGGGCACAGTCATGCTCACGTCCTGCCAGGTCATAGAGCGGCCCAGCAAGAAGGACGGCTTCTGCTTCAAGCTCTTTCATCCGTTGGAGCAGTCCATTTGGGCACCGCGCGGACCTGACAAGGAGACCATCG GAGCTGTGGTCCAGCCGTTGCCAACGGCTTACTTGATCTTCCGGGCCCCCAGTCAAGCGGCTGGCAAGTGCTGGATGGACGCCCTGGAGCTCTCCCTGCGATGTTCTGCCCTCCTGCTGCGCTCCAACAGCAGCACAGGAGCAGCGCCCTCATCCAGCTACGTGGGCGATCCGCTGCCCGTCTCCCACGAAACCCAATGGTCGGAGGCGGACTACGAGAAGCACTTCAACGAACATGGTAAGTGGGCCCAGTTCCTGGCTCTGCCGCCAGCTGATGCGGTGGACACCTCGCGCTCCGACACCAGTCTGTCGGCGTCTGGTCGGGCTGCGACTCCGTTGCTTCAGCAGCTATACAGCAGCGCCGTGAGCAACTGGGAGCGCACCAGGCGGCTGCCGCGCTTTGGCCAGCAGTCCCAACAGCGAAAGACTTCGTACAGTGACGCCTCCAGTGTGGAGCACGGCATGGGGACCATGGGAATGGGTCAGCGAAGGCGCCACCACCTCAGTCCCATCAGCAAGTCAATGTCCCTGGGGGCCGCACTGTGCAACAGTAGTTCCAGTGACGAGGACGACGACGACTACGCTCACAGCTCGCAGAGTGTTCTGCGGCCAGTCAGTGCTCCTCCGGACTGTCTGATTCTGCCGCAATTTCGTCTAAATGTCAAGG ATCTGGATGCAGACAGTCAGAATGAAGCACCCAATGCTGTCATGTCCGGTCTGGAGTCTGAGTCGGAGTCCGATGGCGCCGAGCAAGTTCAGGAGGATGGACCAGAACAGTGTCAGGAGACGAGCTACGTACCCATAACCGAGGAGGAATTTGGCGAG CAAGGAGAGCAGGTAGAGGAGTTGGCCGAGGAGAACAAGAGCTTGATCTGGTGCATTGTGAAGCAGGTGCGCCCGGGAATGGACCTGAGCAAAGTGGTATTGCCCACTTTTATCCTGGAGCCGCGCTCCTTTTTGGACAAGCTCAGCGACTCGTACTACCATGCAGACATTCTCTCCAA GGCCGTCCACGAAGATGATGCCTTTACGCGCATGAAGCTTGTAGTCCAATGGTACCTGTCAAGCTTCTACAAGAAGCCCAAGGGCTTGAAGAAGCCCTACAACCCGATTTTGGGTGAACGATTCCGATGCTATTGGCAGCATCCCACTGGCAGCAAAACCTTCTATATTGCAGAACAGGTCTCACATCATCCCCCAGTTTCTGCCTTTTACGTAACGAACCGGGAGGACGGCTTCAGTATCACCTGCTCCATCCTGGCGAAATCGAAGTTCTACGGCAACAGCACCTCCGCGGTGCTAGAAGGCGCTGCCACTATGACGTTGCTGCCGCGCGGTGAATGCTATACGGCGTCGACGCCGTACGCCCACTGCAAGGGCATTCTAATGGGCACCCTCTCGATGGAGCTCGGGGGCAAGATCAACATCGAATGCGAGAACACCGGTTACAGGACGGAGCTGGAGTTCAAACTGAAGCCATTccttggcggttcggacgccACGAATGTGGTTGTTGGCAAGATCAAGCTGGGCAAAGAGACTCTGGCCACCATCTCGGGCCACTGGGATAAGGAGTGCCGTATTAAGGATTCCAAAACTGGCGAAGAAACGTTGCTGTTCCGAGCAGATGCTGAGATGCGTTCCAAGCGGCTAACTCGGTATTTGGTTCCAATCGAGGAACAGCTGCCGTTCGAATCGCAGCTTTTATGGCAACGCGTCTCGGAGGCGATTGCTCGCGAGGATCAGGTGGCGGCCACCGAGGAGAAAACGGTGCTGGAGGAGCGCCAGCGGGCAGAGGCCAAAGACCGGGTCAGTGCCGACTTGCAATATACACCTGCTATTTTTGAGCTCGACAACTACGGCCAGTGGGTGTACAAGTACGCGGATCTGCGTCCGTGGGATTCACGGAACGATGTGCGCCAATACGAGTGCGACTACAAGGTGCTCACCCAGACGCGGCACAAGTCCGTGCCGATAATCCACGGAGGCGAACTAATGCATCCGCTGCGTCCATCCCTCGAGACCATTTCGCGCAGCCAAAGACAATCAAACGCTGGTCCGGGCAATCAGCCGGGCGGTACAGCGGCTCCCAAGGCCAAGAACAAGAGCCTGGTGCTGGCGCCTCGCGACACCAACTCCGACTCCAGCCAGTCGCCCCAAGGCGCCGTGAAACGGAGCTCAACCAGTGCCATCAAGCA ACTAGCGCTGGCTGTTGACCAGGTTAACCGGGTTCTGGAGCAGCACACACGCCAGCTGAACGAGATCAGCCAGCGGCTGGAGCGGATGCAGTACGCCCCATCGCCGAGCAATATGAGCATGCAGTCGCAGCACCTGTGGGGCGGAGGGGTGTCGCAATCCACTGTGATCAAATCGCTTCTCTACGCCCTGATTGGCCTGGTGGTCAGCCTCATTCTGCGCTGGCTGTTCAAATAG
- the LOC6505669 gene encoding oxysterol-binding protein-related protein 8 isoform X8: MNLLQRIANWASDNRDGNLADKSAAEAAKLNRKESYKAQRKNYRREKKRVASEMMNSLQDPAVIVLADWLKVRGTLKSWTKLWCVLKPGLLLIYKSQKTKSSHWVGTVMLTSCQVIERPSKKDGFCFKLFHPLEQSIWAPRGPDKETIGAVVQPLPTAYLIFRAPSQAAGKCWMDALELSLRCSALLLRSNSSTGAAPSSSYVGDPLPVSHETQWSEADYEKHFNEHDLDADSQNEAPNAVMSGLESESESDGAEQVQEDGPEQCQETSYVPITEEEFGEQGEQVEELAEENKSLIWCIVKQVRPGMDLSKVVLPTFILEPRSFLDKLSDSYYHADILSKAVHEDDAFTRMKLVVQWYLSSFYKKPKGLKKPYNPILGERFRCYWQHPTGSKTFYIAEQVSHHPPVSAFYVTNREDGFSITCSILAKSKFYGNSTSAVLEGAATMTLLPRGECYTASTPYAHCKGILMGTLSMELGGKINIECENTGYRTELEFKLKPFLGGSDATNVVVGKIKLGKETLATISGHWDKECRIKDSKTGEETLLFRADAEMRSKRLTRYLVPIEEQLPFESQLLWQRVSEAIAREDQVAATEEKTVLEERQRAEAKDRVSADLQYTPAIFELDNYGQWVYKYADLRPWDSRNDVRQYECDYKVLTQTRHKSVPIIHGGELMHPLRPSLETISRSQRQSNAGPGNQPGGTAAPKAKNKSLVLAPRDTNSDSSQSPQGAVKRSSTSAIKQLALAVDQVNRVLEQHTRQLNEISQRLERMQYAPSPSNMSMQSQHLWGGGVSQSTVIKSLLYALIGLVVSLILRWLFK; the protein is encoded by the exons ATGAATCTCCTGCAAA GAATCGCCAACTGGGCCTCAGACAACCGGGATGGAAACCTGGCAGATAAG TCGGCGGCCGAGGCGGCCAAACTTAACCGGAAGGAGTCCTACAAGGCCCAGAGGAAGAACTACAGACGCGAGAAGAAGCGAGTGGCCAGTGAAATGATGAACTCTCTCCAAGATCCTGCAGTGATTGTACTGGCCGACTGGCTGAAG GTTCGAGGTACTCTCAAGTCCTGGACAAAGCTGTGGTGCGTTCTGAAGCCTGGCCTGCTGCTCATTTACAAAAGCCAGAAGACCAAGAGCAGCCACTGGGTGGGCACAGTCATGCTCACGTCCTGCCAGGTCATAGAGCGGCCCAGCAAGAAGGACGGCTTCTGCTTCAAGCTCTTTCATCCGTTGGAGCAGTCCATTTGGGCACCGCGCGGACCTGACAAGGAGACCATCG GAGCTGTGGTCCAGCCGTTGCCAACGGCTTACTTGATCTTCCGGGCCCCCAGTCAAGCGGCTGGCAAGTGCTGGATGGACGCCCTGGAGCTCTCCCTGCGATGTTCTGCCCTCCTGCTGCGCTCCAACAGCAGCACAGGAGCAGCGCCCTCATCCAGCTACGTGGGCGATCCGCTGCCCGTCTCCCACGAAACCCAATGGTCGGAGGCGGACTACGAGAAGCACTTCAACGAACATG ATCTGGATGCAGACAGTCAGAATGAAGCACCCAATGCTGTCATGTCCGGTCTGGAGTCTGAGTCGGAGTCCGATGGCGCCGAGCAAGTTCAGGAGGATGGACCAGAACAGTGTCAGGAGACGAGCTACGTACCCATAACCGAGGAGGAATTTGGCGAG CAAGGAGAGCAGGTAGAGGAGTTGGCCGAGGAGAACAAGAGCTTGATCTGGTGCATTGTGAAGCAGGTGCGCCCGGGAATGGACCTGAGCAAAGTGGTATTGCCCACTTTTATCCTGGAGCCGCGCTCCTTTTTGGACAAGCTCAGCGACTCGTACTACCATGCAGACATTCTCTCCAA GGCCGTCCACGAAGATGATGCCTTTACGCGCATGAAGCTTGTAGTCCAATGGTACCTGTCAAGCTTCTACAAGAAGCCCAAGGGCTTGAAGAAGCCCTACAACCCGATTTTGGGTGAACGATTCCGATGCTATTGGCAGCATCCCACTGGCAGCAAAACCTTCTATATTGCAGAACAGGTCTCACATCATCCCCCAGTTTCTGCCTTTTACGTAACGAACCGGGAGGACGGCTTCAGTATCACCTGCTCCATCCTGGCGAAATCGAAGTTCTACGGCAACAGCACCTCCGCGGTGCTAGAAGGCGCTGCCACTATGACGTTGCTGCCGCGCGGTGAATGCTATACGGCGTCGACGCCGTACGCCCACTGCAAGGGCATTCTAATGGGCACCCTCTCGATGGAGCTCGGGGGCAAGATCAACATCGAATGCGAGAACACCGGTTACAGGACGGAGCTGGAGTTCAAACTGAAGCCATTccttggcggttcggacgccACGAATGTGGTTGTTGGCAAGATCAAGCTGGGCAAAGAGACTCTGGCCACCATCTCGGGCCACTGGGATAAGGAGTGCCGTATTAAGGATTCCAAAACTGGCGAAGAAACGTTGCTGTTCCGAGCAGATGCTGAGATGCGTTCCAAGCGGCTAACTCGGTATTTGGTTCCAATCGAGGAACAGCTGCCGTTCGAATCGCAGCTTTTATGGCAACGCGTCTCGGAGGCGATTGCTCGCGAGGATCAGGTGGCGGCCACCGAGGAGAAAACGGTGCTGGAGGAGCGCCAGCGGGCAGAGGCCAAAGACCGGGTCAGTGCCGACTTGCAATATACACCTGCTATTTTTGAGCTCGACAACTACGGCCAGTGGGTGTACAAGTACGCGGATCTGCGTCCGTGGGATTCACGGAACGATGTGCGCCAATACGAGTGCGACTACAAGGTGCTCACCCAGACGCGGCACAAGTCCGTGCCGATAATCCACGGAGGCGAACTAATGCATCCGCTGCGTCCATCCCTCGAGACCATTTCGCGCAGCCAAAGACAATCAAACGCTGGTCCGGGCAATCAGCCGGGCGGTACAGCGGCTCCCAAGGCCAAGAACAAGAGCCTGGTGCTGGCGCCTCGCGACACCAACTCCGACTCCAGCCAGTCGCCCCAAGGCGCCGTGAAACGGAGCTCAACCAGTGCCATCAAGCA ACTAGCGCTGGCTGTTGACCAGGTTAACCGGGTTCTGGAGCAGCACACACGCCAGCTGAACGAGATCAGCCAGCGGCTGGAGCGGATGCAGTACGCCCCATCGCCGAGCAATATGAGCATGCAGTCGCAGCACCTGTGGGGCGGAGGGGTGTCGCAATCCACTGTGATCAAATCGCTTCTCTACGCCCTGATTGGCCTGGTGGTCAGCCTCATTCTGCGCTGGCTGTTCAAATAG